The Sinomonas sp. P10A9 genome contains the following window.
CTGCGTGGGGAGGCCTTATCGTCGAAGATTCCCCGGGTTCCGAAGTCCCGAGCGCGGTCGGCGGGCTCCCACAGGTTGGCAGGCTGATCGGGATCGCGGGGGTCCGGAGTCTGCTGGGCCGAGAAGCCCGTCTTGGCCAGATAGCGGTCGAGCACACCGGGCATGACCGCGTTCGCGATGAGCGTCGCCGCCGTGCTCCCGCCGACCCAGTACTCCCGGCGCCCGGGGTGCGCCGCCGCGTGGACGACGGCGCGGGCCGCCACCTCGGGCTGGTAGATAGGCGGCACGGGCTGGGCCTGACGCGGCAGCCTCGAGAGAACCCACGAGAACTGCGGGGTGTTCACGGCGGGCATCTGGACCATCGTGGTCCGGATGCCGCTCTTCTCATGCAGGAGCTCGGTGCGGAGCGCCTCGTTGAAGCCCTGGATCGCGTGCTTGGCCCCGCAGTACGCCGTCTGGAGAGGGATGCCGCGGTAGGCGAGGGCAGAGCCGACCTGCACGATCGTGCCCCGGTTGCGGGACCGCATGCGCCGGAGGGCGGACATCGTCCCGTAGACGAACCCCAGGTAGCTGACCTCGGTCACGCGCTTGAACTCCTCCGGGGTGATGTCCTCGAAGCGCGAGAACACCGAGGTGAAGGCGACGTTGACCCAGACGTCGATGGGGCCGAGCTCCCGTTCCACCCGCTCCGCCGCGGCCTCGACGGCGTCGGCGTCCGCGACGTCGACCGGGACGGCGAGGGCCTGTCCGCCTGCCGCCTCGACCTCCGCGGCGGCCCCTGCGAGGCCATCCTCGCCCCGCGCGAGGAGGGCGACGGCGTCCCCCTCCCGCCCGAAGCCGATGGCCGACGCTCGGCCGATTCCTCCGCTCGCCCCGGTGACGACGACGACCCGACGTGCTGTTCCCATGTGGACTGCTCCTTGGCTCTCGCAGGGACTGATGGCTTTCGGCAGCAAGGGTTTCGTACCCGCGACGCCGCGCGTGAAACACCGCCGTCCGGCCGCGCATTGGACTGGGCGATGCGATCGCCGATCCATTGCGCCGACGGGACGGCCGCCCTAGCCTGCAGGGATGATGTCCCGCGACGCAGAGGATTTCCCGCCGTACGTCCTGCGCGAGTACGCCGTGCTCGCCGATGGACGGCGCGGGGCCCTTCTGGGACCCCGTGGGGACATCGTGTGGATGTGCGCGCCCGCATGGCACGACGACGCGGTCTTCTCGTCCCTCCTGGGAGGACCGGGCTGTTTCGCCGTGACGCCCGCCGATCCCAGGTTCGTGTGGGGCGGCCAGTATGAGGACGGAACGCTCATCTGGGTCAGCCGGTGGATCACGGGCAGCGGCACCATCGAGTGCCGGGAGGCGCTGGCCCACCCCGGCGATCCGCACCGGGCCGTCCTCCTGCGAAGGGTCAGGGCGGTCGACGGGCCGGCGGAGGTGCGTGTCGTCGTCGACGTCCGGGCGGGCTTCGGACGCCACCGCATGACGAGCCTCCACGAGGACGACGGCGGGCGCTGGACGGCGCGCAGCGGCCCCGTGAGGATCAGGCTCACCGGCGCACGCGACCCTGAGACGGCAGGCGGCGCGCTCGAGTTCACCCTCCGGCTTCCGGAAGGCCACTACCACGACCTCGTCCTCGAGGTCTCCGATATCGGGCTCCCCGACCCCGTCCAGCCTGACGAGGCCTGGCTCGCGACCGAGCATGCCTGGGACCGCGACGTTCCGCGGTTCGCGGACACGATCGCGCCCGACGACGCGCGGCAGTCCTACGCCGTCCTCCGCGGGCTCACCGGTGGTGGGGGTGCCATGGTTGCGGCCGCGACGATGGGCCTGCCGGAGCGGGCGGAGCAGAACCGGAACTACGACTACCGCTACGCGTGGATACGGGATCAGTGCTTCGCTGGCCTCGCCGTGGCCTCATGCGGCGAGTTCCCGCTCTTGGACGACGCGGTCCGTTTCGTCGCAGCGAGGCTCCTCGACGACGGGCCGAAGATGCGTCCCGCCTACACGGTCGACGGCGGGCGGGTCCCCGACGAGCACGACGTCGGCCTGCCGGGGTATCCGGGAGGATCGGGTACGGCGGGCAACTGGGTCAACGGGCAGTTCCAGCTCGACGCGTTCGGCGAGGCCCTCCTGCTGTTCGCCGCCGCGGCCGAGCACGACCGGCTCGACCTCGAGCACTGGAGGGCTGCGGAGATCGCGGTCGAGGCCATTGCCGAGCGGCACGGCGAGCCTGACGCGGGCATCTGGGAACTCCCGCCGGAGCACTGGGCGCACTCGCGGCTCATCTGCGCCGCCGGGCTGCGGTCCCTCGGCCGCTACGCTCCGGCCCACCAAGGGGCCGCCTGGACCTCACGCGCCGATCAGCTCATCGCGGACGTGGCCAAGGACTGCCTCCACCCGAGCGGGCGATGGCAGCGCTCCCCGGACGACGAGCGGGTCGACGCGGCGCTCCTGCGGCCCGTGCTGCGCGGCGCGCTCACTCCGCAGGATCCCCGCTCAGTGGCCACGCTCGCCGCGATCCGCGGGGACCTTGCAGGGGACGGGTATCTCTACCGCTTCCGGCAGGACGAGCGGCCCCTCGGCCGATCCGAGGGCGCTTTCCTCCTGTGCGGGTTCGATCTGGCCATGACGCTCCACGAGAGCGGTGACGCCGTCGAGGCCGCCCGCTGGTTCGAGCGCAACCGCGCGGCCTGCGGGAGTCCGGGGATGTTCACCGAGGAGTACGACGTCGAGCAGCGGCAGCTGCGCGGGAACTTCCCGCAGGCCTTCGTCCACGCCGCGATGATCGAGACCGCACGCCGGTTGGCCGGCGAGCCCGGCCGAGGGGTGTACTGACAGGGACTCCCAGAGCCCGAGCGCCCGCCGTAGGCTCGACGACGCAGTGCACGACACACCACCCAAGGAGACACCCTTTTGCTGACTGTCAACGCCTACGCAGCCTCGTCCTCCGATGCTCCCCTGGAGCCGGTGACCATCACCCGGCGTGATCTGGGCCCGAAGGACGTGCTGATCGAGATCAAGTACTCCGGGATCTGCCATTCCGACATCCACACCGTCCGCGGGGAGTGGGGCCCGATCAAGCACCCGCTCGTCGTCGGGCACGAGATCGCGGGGATCGTCGCCGAGGTCGGCGCGGACGTGAGCCGGCACGCCGTCGGCGACCGGGTCGGCGTCGGCTGCATGGTCAACTCCTGCCGCGAGTGCGAGAACTGCCTCGCCAGCGAGGAGCAGTACTGCCTCAACGGCAACACCGGGACCTACGGCAGTGTCGATGCGGACGGCACCATCACCCAGGGCGGCTACTCGACGCACGTGGTCGTGGACGAGGACTTCGTGCTCCGCATCCCCGAGGCTCTCGATCTCGCAACGGCGGCGCCGCTCCTGTGCGCCGGGATCACGACCTACTCGCCGCTGCGCCACTGGGAGGCCGGTCCCGGGAAGAAGGTTGCCGTGGTCGGCGTCGGCGGACTGGGCCACATGGCGGTCAAGCTCGCCCACGCGATGGGCGCGGAGGTCACCGCGCTCTCCCGGAGCCTGTCGAAGAAGGACGACGCCCTGCGCCTCGGCGCGGACCACTACTTCGCGACCGGCGACCCGGAGACGTTCGAGAAGCTCAAGAGCAGCTTCGACCTGATCGTCAACACCGTCTCGGCCCCGATCGACCTCGGCGCGCACCTCGGGCTCCTGCGCCGCAACGGCACGATGGTCAACGTGGGCGCCCCGGCGGAGCCTTTGCCCCTCAGGGTGTTCACGCTGTTCAGCAACCGGCGCTCGTTCGCCGGTTCGGGGATCGGCGGCATCCGCGAGACTCAGGAGATGCTCGACTTCTGCGCCGAGCACGGGGTCAGCCCCGATACCGAGCTCATCGATGCCTCCTACATCAACGAGGCGTGGAAGCGGGTCCTCTCCTCGGACGTGCGGTACCGGTTCGTCATCGACGCGGCCACGTTCGCGTAGGCCGTGAGCCGGATCCTGATCACCGGCTCTGCGGACGGACTGGGCCGGGCCGCCGGCGAGGCGCTGCTCTCTGCGGGACACGACGTCGTG
Protein-coding sequences here:
- a CDS encoding NAD(P)-dependent alcohol dehydrogenase; this encodes MLTVNAYAASSSDAPLEPVTITRRDLGPKDVLIEIKYSGICHSDIHTVRGEWGPIKHPLVVGHEIAGIVAEVGADVSRHAVGDRVGVGCMVNSCRECENCLASEEQYCLNGNTGTYGSVDADGTITQGGYSTHVVVDEDFVLRIPEALDLATAAPLLCAGITTYSPLRHWEAGPGKKVAVVGVGGLGHMAVKLAHAMGAEVTALSRSLSKKDDALRLGADHYFATGDPETFEKLKSSFDLIVNTVSAPIDLGAHLGLLRRNGTMVNVGAPAEPLPLRVFTLFSNRRSFAGSGIGGIRETQEMLDFCAEHGVSPDTELIDASYINEAWKRVLSSDVRYRFVIDAATFA
- a CDS encoding SDR family oxidoreductase — protein: MGTARRVVVVTGASGGIGRASAIGFGREGDAVALLARGEDGLAGAAAEVEAAGGQALAVPVDVADADAVEAAAERVERELGPIDVWVNVAFTSVFSRFEDITPEEFKRVTEVSYLGFVYGTMSALRRMRSRNRGTIVQVGSALAYRGIPLQTAYCGAKHAIQGFNEALRTELLHEKSGIRTTMVQMPAVNTPQFSWVLSRLPRQAQPVPPIYQPEVAARAVVHAAAHPGRREYWVGGSTAATLIANAVMPGVLDRYLAKTGFSAQQTPDPRDPDQPANLWEPADRARDFGTRGIFDDKASPRSAQLYASQHHRVVAGAGVLLAGAVVAATALVRNGTR
- a CDS encoding glycoside hydrolase family 15 protein — encoded protein: MMSRDAEDFPPYVLREYAVLADGRRGALLGPRGDIVWMCAPAWHDDAVFSSLLGGPGCFAVTPADPRFVWGGQYEDGTLIWVSRWITGSGTIECREALAHPGDPHRAVLLRRVRAVDGPAEVRVVVDVRAGFGRHRMTSLHEDDGGRWTARSGPVRIRLTGARDPETAGGALEFTLRLPEGHYHDLVLEVSDIGLPDPVQPDEAWLATEHAWDRDVPRFADTIAPDDARQSYAVLRGLTGGGGAMVAAATMGLPERAEQNRNYDYRYAWIRDQCFAGLAVASCGEFPLLDDAVRFVAARLLDDGPKMRPAYTVDGGRVPDEHDVGLPGYPGGSGTAGNWVNGQFQLDAFGEALLLFAAAAEHDRLDLEHWRAAEIAVEAIAERHGEPDAGIWELPPEHWAHSRLICAAGLRSLGRYAPAHQGAAWTSRADQLIADVAKDCLHPSGRWQRSPDDERVDAALLRPVLRGALTPQDPRSVATLAAIRGDLAGDGYLYRFRQDERPLGRSEGAFLLCGFDLAMTLHESGDAVEAARWFERNRAACGSPGMFTEEYDVEQRQLRGNFPQAFVHAAMIETARRLAGEPGRGVY